The DNA sequence CAAATACATAGCCAAAGGCGAAGTTGTTGTTATTGATGAAAACTTTGGTATCAGGATAACTGATATTGTAAGGCCGGCAGACAGAATACCGAGAATATAAAAAATATGAATGTGAAAACCATAACCGCCGCTATTATTCTTTTTTTTTTAGCGGCAGTTTTCATACCAACAGCGGCTTACTGTGCTAAAACACAGGATGCCGCTGCTTCAGTAACAAAGCAGGCGGAAAAGGGATATCTTGCGGATGAAATTGCAAATCTGGAAAAACCCGCGGAAATAAAAACCACCGGAATAGTGGGCACTACCATAAACCTGATACTTGCACTTTTGTTTGTTATTGGCCTGTCGTATCTTCTGATGGCAGGCCTTAAATATTTTTATGTTAAAGCATCCATCCCGTTAAAATCCGAAGGTGTAATTAAAATACTTGCCAAAGAACAGATTGATAAAAACAAAGCTGTTTATGTGCTTGAATTGGCGGACCGGGTGCTTGTATTGGCAAGCGCGGGCGACAACAGCCTTGTTCCGGTAACTGAAATCAAAGACAGTGAGACAATTGAAAAAATAAAAACTTCAGCAGATGAATACGTATCCAGATACAGAAAAAAAAGTGAAAATAAGTTTGCCGATGAAATGAAAGCCACTTATGCCAGGCAGGGCAGAAAATTAGTTGATTCGGGCAATCAAACCGTAAAAAACCTTATTGAAAAGCTTAAAGGCGGAAAGAAATGAAGAAGAGTTCAATTATAAAAAGGCTGTTTATTGTTATTATATTGCTTTTATCCGCGGGAGGAATCTTAAATGCTGCTAATGTCACAATACCAAATATTGCTTTAAGTGTTAACCCGTCTGAAAACCCAAAAGATGTTGCAGCCACCATTCAGATAATTATGCTTTTAACGGTGCTTACACTTGCGCCGGCAATACTTATGCTTATGACTTCTTTTACAAGGATAATAATTGTGCTGTCTTTCTTAAGGCAGGCGCTTGGAAGCCAGCAGATACCGCCCAATCAGATTTTAATAGGGCTTGCTCTTTTTATGACTTTTTTTCTTATGCGCCCGGTGGGTGTTGAAATTTACGATAAAGCCTGGAAGCCGTATTCTGAAAACAAGATAACCCTTGATAAAGCTGTTGATGAAGCCGTAAAACCGGTCAGGCAGTTTATGTTCAAGCAGACAAGGGAAAAAGACCTTGCGCTTTTTATATACCTTTCAAAAAGTCCAAGGCCTAAAAATCCTGATGATGTGCCTACAAGCGTGCTTATCCCGGCATTTGTCATAAGCGAACTTAAAACCGCGTTTACGGTCGGTTTTATTATTTATGTGCCTTTTTTAATAATTGATATGGTTGTGGCAAGCACCCTTATGTCCATGGGTATGATGATGCTTCCGCCTGTTATGATATCATTGCCTTTTAAAATACTGCTTTTTATACTTGTAGACGGGTGGCACCTTCTTTCCAGAGCCCTTATAGTAAGTTTTTAAGGGGATGACAATATGAGCATAGAATTCGTTACAAGTTTTGGAAGGGAAGCGCTTCTTTTGACGCTTCTTGTATCGGCGCCGCTTCTTGGGCTTGCGCTTGTGGTCGGCGTTATGATAAGCATTTTTCAGGCAATTACACAGATACAGGAAATGACACTTACGTTTGTCCCTAAAATAATAGTTGTACTTCTTGCAATGATAATCTTTGGGCCCTGGATGCTGAGGATACTTATAAATTTTACATCCCAGCTTTTACTTAACCTCCCCAATTACATGAAGATGTGAGAATCAAATGGGAAATGTTGACATC is a window from the Candidatus Goldiibacteriota bacterium genome containing:
- the fliQ gene encoding flagellar biosynthesis protein FliQ; amino-acid sequence: MSIEFVTSFGREALLLTLLVSAPLLGLALVVGVMISIFQAITQIQEMTLTFVPKIIVVLLAMIIFGPWMLRILINFTSQLLLNLPNYMKM
- a CDS encoding FliM/FliN family flagellar motor switch protein; translated protein: KYIAKGEVVVIDENFGIRITDIVRPADRIPRI
- the fliP gene encoding flagellar type III secretion system pore protein FliP (The bacterial flagellar biogenesis protein FliP forms a type III secretion system (T3SS)-type pore required for flagellar assembly.), translating into MKKSSIIKRLFIVIILLLSAGGILNAANVTIPNIALSVNPSENPKDVAATIQIIMLLTVLTLAPAILMLMTSFTRIIIVLSFLRQALGSQQIPPNQILIGLALFMTFFLMRPVGVEIYDKAWKPYSENKITLDKAVDEAVKPVRQFMFKQTREKDLALFIYLSKSPRPKNPDDVPTSVLIPAFVISELKTAFTVGFIIYVPFLIIDMVVASTLMSMGMMMLPPVMISLPFKILLFILVDGWHLLSRALIVSF